A stretch of the Streptomyces sp. NBC_00078 genome encodes the following:
- a CDS encoding Dyp-type peroxidase, whose protein sequence is MAGEVAAPTPQLVLSPLTRAAIFLVATIDPGGEAVTRDVLSQVSSLQRSVGFRAEPEGRLSCVTGIGSRAWNRLFAGPRPADLHPFREVSGPVHRAVSTPGDLLFHIRAARLDLCFALAAEIMVRLGEAVTVCDEVHGFQYLDKRDLLGFVDGTENPTGPAAGAAVLVGDEDPRFAGGSYVTVQKYLHDLDAWNALPVETQEKIIGRTKLSDIELDDSAKPADSHVALTTITDPDGTEHEILRDNMPFGTVGRGEFGTYFIGYARTPTVTETMLERMFLGAPGASHDRILDFSTPLTGCLFHAPTADFLDDLPEPPGAEARKGEEDAQVDTDTEPRSVVTPSDNQPRSCDSSLGIGSMKRSTPDEQPAP, encoded by the coding sequence ATGGCCGGAGAGGTCGCGGCACCGACTCCGCAGTTGGTCCTGTCCCCGCTCACCAGAGCCGCGATCTTCCTGGTCGCGACGATCGACCCCGGCGGCGAAGCGGTCACCCGGGACGTGCTGTCCCAGGTGAGTTCCCTGCAACGGTCTGTGGGCTTTCGTGCCGAGCCCGAGGGCAGGCTCAGTTGCGTCACCGGAATCGGCTCGCGGGCATGGAACCGTCTGTTCGCCGGTCCCCGCCCGGCTGACCTTCATCCCTTCCGTGAGGTGAGCGGGCCCGTACACCGCGCCGTGTCGACACCGGGCGACCTGCTCTTCCACATCCGTGCCGCACGCCTGGACCTGTGCTTCGCGCTCGCCGCGGAGATCATGGTCCGCCTCGGCGAGGCGGTGACCGTCTGCGACGAGGTGCACGGCTTCCAGTACCTCGACAAACGTGACCTGCTCGGGTTCGTCGACGGCACGGAGAACCCCACCGGGCCCGCCGCCGGCGCCGCCGTCCTGGTCGGGGACGAGGATCCCCGGTTCGCCGGCGGAAGCTACGTCACCGTCCAGAAGTACCTCCACGACCTCGACGCCTGGAACGCGCTCCCGGTCGAGACGCAGGAGAAGATCATCGGCAGGACGAAGCTGTCGGACATCGAGCTGGACGACAGCGCCAAACCGGCGGACTCGCATGTCGCCCTCACCACCATCACCGACCCCGACGGCACGGAACACGAGATCCTCCGCGACAACATGCCCTTCGGCACCGTCGGGCGGGGCGAGTTCGGTACCTACTTCATCGGTTACGCCCGCACTCCCACGGTGACGGAGACGATGCTGGAGCGCATGTTCCTGGGCGCCCCGGGCGCGTCGCACGACCGGATCCTCGACTTCTCGACCCCTCTCACCGGATGCCTGTTCCACGCCCCCACAGCGGACTTCCTCGACGACCTGCCCGAACCACCCGGCGCGGAAGCGAGGAAAGGGGAAGAGGACGCGCAGGTGGACACCGACACCGAACCGCGCTCCGTCGTCACGCCGTCCGACAATCAGCCCCGGTCCTGCGATTCCTCGCTGGGGATCGGCAGCATGAAGCGGAGCACTCCCGATGAACAACCTGCACCGTGA
- a CDS encoding integrase core domain-containing protein produces the protein MQRLVELAQYVSIRYSERLTDVGAAASVGTVADSYDNAMTEALNGSFKAELIEHHGPWRDADQVEHAVVQWVGWYNTERLHSALGYLPPEEFEAQHYRSQATPNAA, from the coding sequence TTGCAACGACTGGTTGAACTCGCCCAGTATGTGTCGATCCGCTACAGCGAACGGCTGACGGACGTGGGCGCCGCAGCCTCGGTCGGCACCGTCGCGGACTCGTATGACAACGCCATGACCGAGGCCCTGAACGGCTCCTTCAAGGCCGAGCTGATCGAGCACCACGGGCCCTGGCGGGACGCTGACCAGGTCGAACACGCCGTCGTCCAGTGGGTCGGCTGGTACAACACCGAACGGCTCCACTCCGCCCTCGGCTACCTCCCACCCGAGGAATTCGAGGCCCAGCACTACCGCTCCCAGGCGACACCGAACGCCGCCTGA
- a CDS encoding IS110 family transposase, giving the protein MQRRTGGGNVPEIWAGVDIGKEHHHCVVINSDGERLLSRRVLNDETELLQLIGDVLAISTDVLWAVDLNHGGAALLIGLLLSHDQPMAYLTGLAVYRASATYRGEGKTDAKDAFVIADQARMRKDLGLLRPGDEIAVDLRTLTTRRLDVVFDRTRQINRLRAQLLEIFPALERSLELVNKGPVMLLTGYQTPAAIRRAGARRIETWLKNRKVRGAAALAKTAVEAAQAQQTALPGEKLAAAMVARLAKGVMALDEEIAELDALIEARFREHPHAEVIRSLPGMGPRLGAEFIAATGGDMDAFGSADRLAGFTGLAPRPRDSGRVSGNLRRPKRYHRGLLRSMYLSAMVSTSTCPASKAYYQRKRNEGKGHKQALLALARRRLNVLWAMIRDGQCYQDSPPVTVAA; this is encoded by the coding sequence ATGCAACGACGAACTGGCGGAGGAAACGTGCCCGAGATCTGGGCCGGGGTGGACATCGGCAAGGAACATCACCACTGCGTGGTGATCAACTCGGACGGCGAACGGCTGCTGTCCCGCCGGGTCCTGAACGACGAGACCGAGCTGCTCCAGCTCATCGGCGACGTCCTGGCGATATCCACCGACGTGTTGTGGGCCGTCGACCTCAACCACGGCGGCGCCGCCCTGCTGATCGGCCTGTTGCTCAGCCACGACCAGCCCATGGCCTATCTGACCGGCTTGGCGGTCTACCGGGCCTCGGCCACCTACAGGGGCGAGGGCAAGACTGACGCGAAGGACGCCTTCGTCATCGCCGACCAGGCCCGCATGCGCAAGGATCTCGGGCTGCTGCGGCCTGGCGACGAGATCGCCGTCGACCTGCGCACGCTGACGACACGGCGCCTGGACGTGGTCTTCGACCGCACCCGGCAGATCAACCGTCTCCGGGCCCAACTGTTGGAGATTTTCCCTGCATTGGAGCGGTCGCTGGAGCTCGTCAACAAGGGGCCGGTCATGCTCCTGACCGGCTACCAGACCCCGGCCGCGATCCGTCGTGCCGGCGCCAGGCGGATCGAGACCTGGCTGAAGAACCGCAAGGTCCGCGGCGCCGCCGCTCTCGCGAAGACGGCCGTGGAGGCCGCCCAGGCCCAGCAGACCGCCCTGCCCGGCGAGAAGCTGGCGGCTGCCATGGTGGCCCGCCTCGCGAAAGGGGTGATGGCCCTCGATGAGGAGATCGCCGAGCTCGACGCCCTGATCGAGGCCCGGTTTCGCGAGCATCCGCACGCCGAGGTGATCCGCAGCCTGCCCGGCATGGGCCCCAGGCTCGGCGCCGAGTTCATCGCCGCGACCGGCGGTGACATGGACGCCTTCGGCAGCGCCGATCGCCTGGCCGGCTTCACCGGCCTGGCCCCCAGGCCCCGGGACTCCGGCCGCGTCAGCGGCAACCTGCGCAGACCCAAGCGATACCACCGCGGCCTGCTGCGGAGCATGTACCTCTCGGCGATGGTCAGCACTTCGACATGCCCCGCCTCCAAGGCGTACTACCAGCGCAAGCGAAACGAGGGGAAAGGCCACAAGCAGGCCCTGCTCGCCCTCGCCCGCCGACGCCTCAACGTCCTGTGGGCGATGATCCGTGACGGACAGTGCTACCAAGATTCACCTCCCGTCACGGTCGCGGCTTGA
- a CDS encoding alpha/beta hydrolase fold domain-containing protein, whose product MKIIVVGGGIGGLTTAIALRHHGIDVHVLERADDLTEIGAGVQIAANGTIVMRELGLEPALASVATVPQRYDYRDLDTGELLYLAPLGEEVAQQYGAVMYNVHRADLIRILRDALPPECLQLSAQVVGIEQDETGASVTLASGEQIRGDAVIGADGIHSIVRDLVVGPEEKQFANILMWRALIPRDRLEGLDLPVAGNNWFGVQRSVITYWVREDLYSVLAAVPATEVQRESWTDTSDTEELLSSFEGAEPTVRALLEAIDSTFITGMYYRDPIERWTYGRVTLLGDAAHAMVPYLAQGACQAMEDAWTLAATVARHGDDVQKALVEYERRRQPRTTRIQAGARFAVKMAHEPDEASVRARNGRWKGTQRIDPLALTSWEFAWGHDALAAMDQPVADVIGLSSSKEGKQMARPESQRAFDLWRGAIGQEDIAQGHPGQRAAYDRFLRTEFPPPSDVRVERCELNGVASLKVTAPEVTQPRRTMLHLHGGAFVLGSAESSVEYASRLSAAFHAEVFSVDYRLAPEHPYPAAIDDVFAAYRGVLGRGVDPASIILSGESAGGGLALSLALSLDRAGLPRPAGVLAVCPFTDLTLSGPSVATYSGEDPASHRDSLTQLGASYFQGHEPTDPMVSPLFGDLSSLPPLYLSAVHGEVLESDTTRFAELAKAAGADVTLEMIEDSVHVYTLFGFLPEAQRTLSRAAIWADQLAGEAIERLL is encoded by the coding sequence ATGAAGATCATCGTCGTCGGCGGAGGTATCGGCGGTCTCACCACCGCGATCGCGCTGCGCCATCACGGCATCGATGTCCACGTGCTCGAGCGCGCGGATGATCTCACCGAGATCGGCGCGGGTGTGCAAATCGCGGCCAACGGAACGATAGTTATGCGCGAACTCGGCCTGGAGCCGGCGCTGGCCTCCGTGGCGACGGTACCCCAGAGATATGACTACAGAGACCTCGATACGGGTGAGCTGCTCTACCTGGCGCCCCTGGGCGAGGAGGTGGCGCAGCAGTACGGCGCGGTCATGTACAACGTGCACCGGGCCGACTTGATCCGGATTCTTCGCGATGCGCTTCCGCCCGAGTGTCTGCAACTGTCGGCACAGGTCGTCGGCATCGAACAGGACGAAACGGGCGCTAGCGTCACTCTGGCGTCGGGGGAGCAGATCCGAGGCGATGCTGTCATCGGCGCCGACGGTATCCACTCGATCGTGCGCGACCTTGTCGTCGGGCCCGAGGAGAAGCAGTTCGCGAACATCTTGATGTGGCGTGCCCTCATTCCGCGCGATCGGCTTGAAGGCCTCGACCTCCCGGTCGCCGGAAACAACTGGTTCGGCGTTCAGCGAAGCGTCATCACCTACTGGGTGCGTGAGGACCTCTACAGTGTGCTGGCTGCCGTCCCCGCCACTGAGGTGCAGCGGGAGTCGTGGACCGACACGAGCGATACCGAGGAGTTGTTGTCGTCCTTCGAGGGAGCCGAACCGACGGTTCGCGCTCTCCTGGAGGCCATCGACTCCACCTTCATCACCGGAATGTACTACCGCGATCCGATCGAACGCTGGACGTACGGACGGGTCACGCTCCTTGGTGACGCCGCCCACGCGATGGTTCCCTATCTCGCGCAAGGCGCTTGTCAAGCGATGGAAGACGCCTGGACCCTCGCTGCAACCGTGGCCCGGCACGGTGACGATGTTCAGAAGGCCCTCGTGGAGTACGAGAGGCGCCGCCAGCCTCGCACCACACGCATCCAAGCTGGCGCGCGCTTCGCCGTGAAGATGGCTCACGAACCGGATGAGGCTTCGGTGCGGGCCCGAAATGGTCGCTGGAAGGGCACCCAGCGCATCGATCCACTTGCCCTCACATCCTGGGAGTTCGCTTGGGGCCACGATGCCCTTGCTGCGATGGACCAGCCTGTGGCCGATGTGATCGGACTGAGCTCTTCCAAGGAGGGCAAGCAGATGGCCAGGCCGGAAAGTCAGCGTGCTTTCGATCTGTGGAGGGGGGCAATCGGCCAGGAAGACATCGCACAGGGTCATCCAGGCCAACGCGCCGCCTACGATCGATTCCTGCGCACCGAGTTCCCGCCGCCATCCGATGTTCGGGTTGAACGCTGCGAATTGAACGGCGTAGCCAGCCTGAAGGTGACAGCGCCGGAAGTCACGCAGCCGCGGCGTACGATGCTGCATCTGCATGGTGGGGCGTTCGTGCTTGGCTCGGCGGAGAGTTCAGTGGAGTACGCGAGTCGCTTGTCGGCAGCCTTCCATGCCGAGGTGTTCTCGGTCGACTATCGTCTGGCGCCTGAACACCCGTACCCGGCCGCGATCGATGATGTGTTCGCCGCCTACCGTGGTGTGTTGGGACGAGGGGTCGACCCCGCGTCGATCATCCTCAGCGGGGAGTCCGCAGGAGGCGGATTGGCGCTCTCTCTCGCGCTGTCGCTGGATCGCGCCGGCCTTCCAAGACCAGCGGGCGTACTGGCGGTGTGCCCATTCACCGACCTGACGCTCAGCGGACCGAGCGTCGCAACCTACTCGGGGGAAGATCCTGCCTCGCACCGTGACAGCCTTACCCAGCTCGGCGCCTCGTACTTCCAGGGGCACGAACCCACCGATCCGATGGTTTCGCCGCTGTTTGGTGACCTCTCCTCACTCCCGCCGCTCTATCTTTCTGCGGTGCACGGTGAGGTACTGGAGAGTGACACCACCCGCTTTGCCGAACTGGCGAAGGCTGCCGGCGCCGATGTGACCCTGGAGATGATCGAGGACTCGGTGCACGTATACACGTTGTTCGGCTTCCTGCCGGAAGCCCAGCGGACGCTATCGCGTGCCGCAATCTGGGCTGATCAGCTCGCCGGCGAAGCCATTGAACGCCTGCTTTAG
- a CDS encoding DUF6262 family protein, with product MSKTGSHRTEAMVLGRQADTERRRARVAQALRDLQATGEEVSVTAVARRAGVDRTFLYRHRDLLTQIHTAEQTPAGGGAVGAAVSRASLMADLAAAHERNARLTGRITLLEQRLSQLMGEQTWRDSGLGAPDSVDKLQQRIVQLEQERGDLKLKLDEAIEDLDAARSTNRELTRALNQPG from the coding sequence ATGAGCAAGACCGGCTCCCATCGCACGGAAGCGATGGTCCTTGGCCGCCAGGCCGACACTGAGCGCCGTCGCGCTCGAGTTGCCCAGGCGCTTCGCGATCTCCAGGCCACAGGCGAGGAGGTGTCGGTGACTGCAGTGGCCAGGCGAGCGGGCGTGGACCGCACGTTCCTCTACCGCCACCGCGACCTGCTGACGCAGATCCACACGGCCGAGCAGACGCCGGCCGGAGGCGGCGCAGTGGGCGCGGCGGTCTCGCGGGCCTCGTTGATGGCCGACTTGGCCGCCGCCCATGAGCGCAATGCACGGCTGACGGGCCGGATCACTCTCCTGGAACAACGACTGTCGCAGTTGATGGGCGAGCAGACCTGGAGGGATTCCGGTCTCGGCGCCCCCGACAGCGTCGACAAGCTCCAGCAGAGAATCGTCCAACTCGAGCAGGAAAGGGGAGACCTCAAGCTCAAGCTGGATGAGGCCATAGAGGACCTCGACGCCGCCCGGTCCACCAACCGCGAGCTGACTCGAGCCCTCAACCAGCCTGGCTGA
- a CDS encoding transposase, which produces MSAWSLVMLVVWGGVWAHCRAGVPQPTQDADSAYGGTLVDWSHTFLGITLKTVPRRKDQDGFAVLARRWRVERAISWIMRARRNVRDYERLISHSEAHITWTFITLMVRRLTRPPRPPRTTPHPVEPVKAVRKPKPIRLRMQQPQTIRLAPNTLR; this is translated from the coding sequence ATGTCGGCTTGGAGTCTGGTGATGTTGGTGGTGTGGGGTGGAGTCTGGGCGCATTGCCGGGCCGGGGTTCCGCAGCCGACGCAGGACGCGGACTCCGCCTACGGCGGAACCCTCGTCGACTGGTCCCACACCTTCCTCGGCATCACCCTCAAGACGGTGCCCCGCCGAAAAGACCAGGACGGCTTCGCCGTCCTCGCCAGGCGGTGGCGAGTCGAGCGCGCCATCTCGTGGATCATGAGAGCCAGGAGAAACGTCCGCGACTACGAGCGGCTCATTTCCCACAGCGAGGCCCACATCACCTGGACCTTCATCACCCTCATGGTCCGCCGCCTCACCCGCCCTCCCCGACCACCGCGCACCACGCCACACCCCGTCGAACCGGTGAAAGCGGTCCGCAAACCCAAGCCCATACGCCTCCGGATGCAGCAGCCACAGACGATCCGACTGGCCCCCAACACCTTGCGCTGA
- a CDS encoding CdaR family transcriptional regulator, which produces MPSPVSSDLVDFNTLAVRMLQSTDLLARRLRSRLVEEIEGYRLVDPDNVVAELAVNIRVVLTSCLPDAPPPPEEALAEAEIRGADRERLGVPLEDVLRGWRIGFELAFDHARTLAHELDLRSEPVLDYTRMLLRAFDLYTSAIATGHRRAELDMAVVSNERQNRLVRQLLLHDGSAADSLKHLKALGLDSYGQWQAFCTENLNDDTRTAVNRWIQPSHPSGTPAGVASVVDQHVIGFLARTPPKPPALIALGAEVTREELPESLRQAQRVHNAARAAGWSRGVVTIDDLGIRVAVHDDRDVSEVMLRRYIDPVTQTRSGAAVLETVWHYFNAGQQVDRTAEAMFVHANTVRYRLRRFEELTATDLRDGWVIANVVWALIRQNPTLRPGLDR; this is translated from the coding sequence ATGCCGTCCCCGGTTTCGTCCGACCTGGTTGACTTCAACACGCTCGCGGTTCGGATGCTCCAGAGCACCGACCTGCTGGCGCGGCGGCTGCGTAGTCGCCTCGTTGAGGAGATAGAGGGATATCGTCTCGTCGACCCCGACAACGTCGTCGCGGAGCTCGCCGTCAACATCCGGGTTGTGCTCACCTCGTGCCTTCCAGACGCCCCACCCCCGCCTGAAGAGGCCCTCGCGGAGGCGGAGATCCGCGGCGCCGATCGCGAACGCCTCGGCGTCCCCCTAGAAGATGTCCTGCGTGGTTGGCGCATCGGTTTTGAACTCGCTTTTGATCATGCTCGAACGCTCGCGCATGAGTTGGATCTCAGGTCAGAGCCCGTGCTCGACTACACGCGCATGTTGCTTCGCGCCTTCGATCTCTACACGTCAGCGATCGCGACCGGTCATCGCCGGGCCGAGTTGGATATGGCAGTCGTCTCAAATGAGCGGCAGAACCGCCTCGTTCGCCAACTGCTGCTCCACGACGGATCTGCCGCCGACTCACTGAAGCATCTCAAGGCCCTCGGCTTGGACTCGTACGGCCAATGGCAGGCATTTTGCACCGAGAACCTAAACGACGACACCCGCACAGCCGTAAACCGCTGGATTCAACCCAGCCATCCTTCAGGTACACCCGCGGGTGTGGCGAGCGTCGTTGATCAGCACGTCATAGGTTTTCTTGCACGTACTCCGCCGAAACCTCCAGCGCTCATTGCCCTTGGCGCCGAGGTGACACGGGAGGAATTGCCCGAATCGCTGCGCCAAGCACAGCGAGTGCACAACGCCGCACGGGCAGCAGGATGGTCCCGCGGGGTCGTGACGATCGACGATCTTGGGATCCGCGTCGCCGTCCACGACGATCGCGATGTCAGCGAAGTGATGCTTCGTCGCTACATCGACCCGGTGACACAGACCCGGAGTGGGGCTGCGGTACTTGAGACCGTCTGGCACTACTTCAACGCCGGGCAACAGGTGGACCGTACGGCCGAAGCAATGTTTGTCCACGCCAACACCGTCCGCTATCGGCTGCGCCGCTTCGAGGAACTCACGGCAACGGACTTGCGTGATGGTTGGGTGATCGCCAACGTTGTCTGGGCATTGATCCGACAGAACCCGACGCTCCGCCCTGGTCTCGACCGCTGA
- a CDS encoding class I adenylate-forming enzyme family protein translates to MEHLQAATTHRVDPVVNGLDGPSDHAGVVRDGGGVPRYRDLPTSVVHALREHAAHRPDDVAIVDVDGREITFTQLWDRVLQVSGGLRDRGVTRGDRVAFTLDNSATFIELFLGIIATGAIAVPLNTRLSAAELDQILADCTPKLTIRSVDELLLGEPDWDDSVGQDDLAAIYYTSGTTGLPKGATSTHEALLSIVESVRRTFDLPVGGPHRVVTVVAVPLFHVTGCNGQMLATLLNAGKVVVQATPVVGEFLDLVERYRASLLVLVPALYHAVVRAPEFAPERVKSVRWAIYGGAPVSPALVEQIAKGFETAVVANGFGMSETSSLAAVISGAESIPYADSIGYPVPAMDVGVLDADPRTGVGELVLRGQTVTRGYWGTDGLRSPDGFEGWMRTGDGGRIDAEGRIYLVDRLKDMINRGGENVFCVEVESALIAAPGVVDAAVVGVPDERLGERVGAVIVPGPGFDLRAVIESVASRVAGFKVPERVRLRSEGLPRNAAGKVLKPELRRKSAEGSWDEVPSEWSRAKADSASCTVGGHA, encoded by the coding sequence ATGGAGCACCTTCAGGCAGCGACCACTCACCGCGTGGATCCCGTAGTCAATGGACTTGATGGTCCTAGTGACCACGCGGGGGTGGTGCGAGATGGCGGCGGTGTGCCCCGGTATCGAGACCTCCCGACATCGGTCGTTCACGCGTTGCGCGAGCATGCCGCGCACAGGCCGGACGACGTGGCCATCGTGGATGTCGACGGTCGCGAGATCACCTTCACGCAGTTGTGGGATCGGGTGTTGCAGGTGTCCGGTGGCCTGCGCGATCGCGGCGTTACCCGCGGCGATCGGGTGGCCTTCACCCTTGACAACTCGGCGACCTTCATCGAGTTGTTCCTGGGCATCATCGCGACGGGAGCCATTGCCGTACCGCTGAACACGCGCTTGTCTGCAGCCGAACTCGACCAGATCCTTGCCGACTGCACACCCAAGCTGACGATCCGGTCGGTCGACGAGCTCCTCTTGGGTGAACCCGACTGGGACGACTCGGTCGGGCAAGACGATCTCGCGGCGATCTATTACACGAGTGGTACGACGGGCCTACCGAAGGGTGCGACCTCGACCCACGAGGCCCTGCTGTCGATAGTGGAGTCGGTCCGTCGCACCTTCGACCTGCCCGTAGGTGGACCCCATCGTGTCGTCACGGTGGTCGCCGTTCCGCTGTTTCACGTGACCGGATGCAACGGTCAAATGCTTGCAACCTTGCTCAATGCGGGCAAGGTCGTGGTTCAAGCCACGCCTGTCGTCGGGGAGTTTCTTGATCTGGTGGAGCGCTATCGCGCCTCCCTGCTCGTCCTGGTCCCGGCCCTTTACCACGCTGTCGTCCGTGCTCCAGAGTTTGCCCCCGAACGCGTCAAGAGTGTCCGATGGGCCATCTATGGCGGGGCGCCGGTCTCGCCGGCGCTCGTCGAGCAGATTGCGAAAGGTTTTGAAACCGCCGTTGTCGCAAATGGCTTCGGCATGTCCGAAACGAGTTCTCTCGCCGCGGTGATAAGTGGCGCTGAGTCGATTCCGTACGCTGACTCAATCGGCTACCCGGTACCCGCGATGGACGTCGGCGTGCTCGATGCCGACCCGCGCACTGGTGTCGGTGAGTTGGTACTTCGGGGTCAGACAGTGACCCGCGGATATTGGGGCACCGATGGCCTACGCAGCCCCGATGGCTTTGAGGGGTGGATGCGTACCGGGGACGGCGGGCGGATCGATGCCGAAGGCCGCATCTACCTCGTCGACCGACTCAAGGACATGATCAACCGCGGTGGAGAGAATGTCTTCTGTGTCGAGGTCGAGAGTGCCCTGATCGCGGCTCCCGGTGTGGTCGATGCCGCGGTCGTGGGCGTTCCAGATGAGCGGCTGGGGGAGCGCGTCGGCGCCGTGATCGTGCCTGGTCCTGGTTTCGACTTGCGTGCCGTGATCGAGTCTGTCGCCTCCCGGGTGGCCGGCTTCAAGGTCCCCGAGCGGGTGCGATTGCGCTCGGAGGGTCTGCCGCGTAACGCGGCCGGCAAGGTGCTCAAGCCGGAACTGAGGCGCAAGAGCGCTGAGGGGTCATGGGATGAGGTGCCCAGCGAGTGGAGTCGAGCGAAGGCGGACTCTGCCTCGTGCACGGTCGGGGGACACGCATGA
- a CDS encoding alpha/beta fold hydrolase: protein MSDTHVTAPTQYIEVDGDRFAYRRWGKPSGVPIFLVQHFRGGMDHWDPLLTDGLAEGREVILFNGRGIASSSGKPRNRFEDMADDIAAVIRALGLEQVDLLGFSIGGFQVQEVTLRHPQLVRKLLLLGTGLRGGDPTSDPQVPDHALNPVHVLENFLFLFFGRSEAAIEAGRAFWERRHQRADQDTLSSPAVAQAQVEAVMAYAEPLPGENPYAFLNAITQPTLVLNGENDVMIASINSWHLAQNIPNAQLLIYPDAGHGAQFQYPERFLKHAIQFLDE from the coding sequence ATGAGTGACACGCATGTGACCGCACCGACTCAGTACATCGAGGTCGACGGCGACCGATTCGCCTACCGACGCTGGGGCAAGCCCTCCGGCGTCCCGATCTTCCTGGTCCAGCACTTCCGCGGAGGGATGGACCACTGGGACCCCCTGCTCACCGACGGCCTGGCCGAAGGCCGCGAGGTCATCCTGTTCAACGGGCGCGGCATCGCCTCGTCATCCGGCAAGCCGCGTAACCGGTTCGAGGACATGGCCGACGACATCGCCGCGGTCATCCGGGCGCTGGGGCTGGAGCAGGTCGATCTGCTCGGCTTCTCGATCGGCGGTTTCCAGGTACAGGAGGTCACGCTGCGCCACCCTCAGCTGGTGCGCAAGCTCCTCCTGCTCGGCACCGGTCTCCGAGGCGGGGACCCGACGAGTGACCCCCAGGTGCCTGACCACGCGCTGAATCCGGTCCACGTCCTGGAGAACTTCCTCTTCCTGTTCTTCGGCCGCTCGGAAGCCGCGATCGAAGCCGGCCGGGCCTTCTGGGAGCGGCGTCACCAGCGGGCCGACCAGGACACGCTGAGCTCGCCCGCGGTCGCACAGGCGCAGGTCGAAGCGGTGATGGCCTATGCGGAACCGCTGCCGGGCGAGAATCCCTATGCGTTCCTGAATGCGATCACCCAGCCGACGCTGGTCCTCAACGGCGAGAACGACGTGATGATCGCCTCGATCAACTCCTGGCACCTCGCCCAGAACATCCCCAACGCTCAGCTGCTGATCTACCCCGATGCCGGGCATGGAGCGCAGTTCCAGTACCCCGAGCGGTTCCTGAAGCACGCCATTCAGTTCCTCGACGAGTAA
- a CDS encoding TetR/AcrR family transcriptional regulator, producing MRVTKAQAKQNRAHIVATAGRLFRERGYDGVGVADLMAAAGFTHGGFYKHFGSKADLMAEVSANALSQTAAQAEGRDATQFVERYVTREHRDGRGDGCTIAALSGDAARQPGDIRKEFEAGIENLLTALQVAPQGDTLGDADGRAARTTMIDMLAHSVGAIVLSRACPDDSPLADEILDVCRKEILASLAHGNSDQPAARSPEA from the coding sequence ATGCGGGTCACCAAGGCACAGGCGAAGCAGAACCGTGCGCACATCGTCGCGACGGCCGGCAGGCTGTTCCGCGAGCGCGGCTATGATGGTGTCGGCGTGGCGGACCTGATGGCAGCCGCCGGGTTCACCCATGGCGGGTTCTACAAGCACTTCGGCTCCAAGGCCGACCTCATGGCCGAGGTGTCCGCGAACGCGCTCTCACAGACCGCGGCACAGGCAGAGGGCCGGGACGCCACCCAGTTCGTCGAGCGCTACGTCACGCGGGAGCATCGCGACGGCCGCGGTGACGGCTGCACCATCGCCGCCCTCAGCGGCGACGCCGCACGTCAACCGGGGGACATCCGGAAGGAGTTCGAGGCAGGGATCGAAAACCTGCTGACGGCTCTCCAGGTCGCCCCCCAAGGGGACACGCTCGGGGATGCGGACGGGCGCGCGGCCCGCACCACGATGATCGACATGCTCGCCCATTCGGTCGGCGCGATCGTGTTGTCGCGGGCATGCCCGGACGATTCTCCGTTGGCGGACGAAATCCTCGATGTCTGCCGCAAGGAAATTCTCGCGTCACTGGCACACGGCAACAGCGACCAGCCGGCGGCAAGGAGCCCAGAAGCCTGA